The Vibrio marisflavi CECT 7928 region GCTTCAGCTACAACGTCAACACCGATTGCGTCCCACTTAAGGTCTGCTGGGTTGCGCTCAGCTGTAACGCGTACAGATTTACCGTTAACAACTAGGTTACCATCTTTAACTTCAACTGTACCGTTGAAACGACCGTGAGTTGAATCGTACTTAAGCATGTAAGCCATGTACTCAACATCGATTAGGTCGTTAATACCTACTACTTCGATGTCTGCACGCTCAACAGATGCACGGAATACGAAACGTCCAATACGGCCAAAACCGTTAATACCTACTTTGATAGTCATTATAGTTGCTCCACAACTTAAATTTCTGATTAAAGATAACTGGTAGTAAAATTACAGAATCCAGTAAATATCCGCAACAGATAATCGATCTTATATTGCTTAAAGTCAAAAAAAACTGCTGCTTTTCTCAGTTACTGAATGTAAACGGCCGTTTTTTGAACTCATTACCGGTTTTTCTAGTATCAATTTGAAGTAAAATACTACAGTGCTCTTGCCACCCTGTATTTTTTATACAGAATGTCATGAGCAGAGAGTATGTGCTAGAAAGGCCATCTTTCGCAAGTACTTTGCGTAACAATAAGATTTATAAAATGCAGATCCATTAAGGGGATTCATAACGTGGAACAATCAGTCAGTAAAGTCGAGAAAACTGAAGAAGAGTGGCGTGAAGAGCTCACAGAAGAACAATATCAAGTATGTCGACTGCATGGCACAGAAAAACCATTTTCGGGTAAGTTGTTGTATCAAAACAGTACGGGTGTGTATTTGTGCACCTGTTGCCAGTCGCCGTTGTTTGTATCAGATAATAAATACGAGTCTGGCTGCGGCTGGCCAAGCTTTGATGCGCCGATAAACGACAATGCGATTCGATACATAGAAGATAGAAGTCATGGCATGGTTCGTACAGAAATTCGCTGCGCAAACTGCGATAGCCATTTAGGTCATGTGTTTCCTGATGGCCCACCGACGACAGGCGAGAGGTTCTGTGTGAATTCAGTGTCGTTAATTTTCAACAAAAGCTCATCAAGTTAAAAACTACTTGGCATAAGCTGCCGTCGATATTTTCCTGAGTTTATAGCGGATTCTATGTTATCCGCTATCTTGTCTAACTTTTCGTATTTAGTGTTATCAAAACCATAGAGCAGTTGTAATTCACGGCCTGTTGCAACGGCGATTTCGTGTTGTTCAGCTATCTTCGTCCAAATATACGCTTTCTCTTTTTCTTTGCGCTTGTAATGAATGCTGGCTAATGATTCAAAAACCTCAGGTTTAACGTTGCCATCACTTGCAAGTTCTAACGAACGGTTGAGTAGTGAGAGTGTTTTCTCCACATCTCTCTGGATATAGATAGTGGCTAGGTTGTATTGCATTTCTGATGTTTCTAGAGATCGGGTATCTTCCATGAAGAGAAAGGTTCGCTTAGCGTCTTCGTCACCTAGTTGAGACCATAGAAAGTAAAGCGTTTCTGGTGTAGCGGATACTTTTAGATCTTCTATAAGCCTTTCTTGTTCTTCCGCGGAGAAAAGTAGTGCCTCAACCCGCTTTTCAGCTCGTTTGGAACTATCAAACGTTTGTATTTGAGAGGCATTAGCTAAGCACTTACGGTATAAGGTAACGAGCTGGTATTCTTTGATTCTATTCGCGTCGGTCGGTTCTTTGTAAGTGTCGTATTTGTGCCAGATCAGATCGGTTCGGGGGAGGCGGCATTGACCGTCATGAGTATTTAGCTTGGTACAATTGAGTTCTGGGTAGCTATCACAAAGTTTGTCAGTGTTGTTTTTGTTTTCAAAACAGCCCATGAGAACTAAAGGTAATATGACGATAAGTGTTAGTTTTAGTAGACTCATAGTATCCTTACTTGTGATCACTTCCAGCGATTTATAACTAGTTACTTGACTCGTTTTGGTTGCAAGTTATGTTCAAACAAATTTTTTACCCTATGTTAAGGATACACCATGGATACAGAGCGTTTACTAGATGCTATGACACCAGAAGCTTACGAAAAACTCACTTACGCAGTTGAAACTGGTCGTTGGCCTGATGGCACTAAGTTGTCTAAAGAACAACGAGATTCTTGTATGCAAGCTGTAATGCTGTATCAATCTAAGCATAATGTAGAAGCGCAACATATGACAGTTGCTGCCGGGGGAGAAATCAGCTTTAAGTCAAAATCTGAACTAAAAAGACAGTTTCAGATGTCAGAAAATGACATTGTTAAAGTGAAGCTAAGCGATCAGTAGCGTCGAAAGGCTGTATTGATAAATGTGCCCAACATAACTACTTGTTAAACAGGGCACATTATTTTTAGCTAAAGCGACATTTCGCCTCTTAATATTTGTTGCATTTGTTCTTTCACTTCTTGGTATGAAAGTTTCTTACTCAGCAGGTAGTGGAGTTTTGCAAGAGCCGCTTCAGGTGTCATATCGTAGCCACTAATAACTCCCGCTTCTGCAAGAGCGCACCCAGTCGCGTAGCCCCCCATATTGACCTTACCTGCTAAACATTGTGTTAAGTTGACGACGATAACTCCTCTGTCGGATGCATCTTTTAGTTGAGCTAGCAATTCAGGATTTTGAGGTGCGTTGCCTACTCCAAATGTAAGTAGAATCATCGCATTCACAGGTTGTAGCAGGGTATTTCGGATCACCTCAGCTGAGATCCCCGGATAC contains the following coding sequences:
- the msrB gene encoding peptide-methionine (R)-S-oxide reductase MsrB, which translates into the protein MEQSVSKVEKTEEEWREELTEEQYQVCRLHGTEKPFSGKLLYQNSTGVYLCTCCQSPLFVSDNKYESGCGWPSFDAPINDNAIRYIEDRSHGMVRTEIRCANCDSHLGHVFPDGPPTTGERFCVNSVSLIFNKSSSS
- a CDS encoding YeaC family protein; translated protein: MDTERLLDAMTPEAYEKLTYAVETGRWPDGTKLSKEQRDSCMQAVMLYQSKHNVEAQHMTVAAGGEISFKSKSELKRQFQMSENDIVKVKLSDQ
- a CDS encoding DUF2989 domain-containing protein → MSLLKLTLIVILPLVLMGCFENKNNTDKLCDSYPELNCTKLNTHDGQCRLPRTDLIWHKYDTYKEPTDANRIKEYQLVTLYRKCLANASQIQTFDSSKRAEKRVEALLFSAEEQERLIEDLKVSATPETLYFLWSQLGDEDAKRTFLFMEDTRSLETSEMQYNLATIYIQRDVEKTLSLLNRSLELASDGNVKPEVFESLASIHYKRKEKEKAYIWTKIAEQHEIAVATGRELQLLYGFDNTKYEKLDKIADNIESAINSGKYRRQLMPSSF